One genomic region from Phragmites australis chromosome 1, lpPhrAust1.1, whole genome shotgun sequence encodes:
- the LOC133916991 gene encoding probable protein phosphatase 2C 8, with translation MSGSETSTRDHGVPVREALAAGDKRVTAVARSARRRRLELRRLGRTASVAEEDEAAKRMRPVSESSSDSSDSAKVAPEPHPAAEAVARASERWPACVSHGAVSVIGRRREMEDAVAVAAPFLAAAGEEKGGAVEGGKGEFFAVYDGHGGSRIAEACRERMHVVLAEEVVRLHLGADEDEDGARWKEAMTACFARVDGEVGGADDEEDSGEQTVGSTAVIAVVSPRRIVVANCGDSRAVLSRGGVAVPLSSDHKPDRPDELERVEAAGGRVINWNGNRVLGVLATSRSIGDYYLKPYVTAEPEVTVMDRTDKDEFLILASDGLWDVVSNEVACKIARNCLSGRAASKYPESVSGSTATDAAALLVELAMSHGSKDNISVVVVELRRLKSRTASR, from the exons ATGAGCGGCAGTGAGACGAGCACGCGAGATCATGGCGTGCCCGTACGCGAGGCGCTCGCGGCGGGGGACAAGAGGGTGACCGCCGTGGCGCGGTCAGCGCGGCGGCGAAGGCTGGAGCTGCGGCGGCTGGGACGGACGGCGTcggtggcggaggaggacgaggcggCGAAGCGGATGCGCCCGGTGTCCGAAAGCTCCTCGGACTCGTCCGACTCGGCGAAGGTGGCGCCAGAGCCGCACCcagcggcggaggcggtggccCGAGCGTCGGAGAGGTGGCCCGCGTGCGTGTCGCACGGCGCGGTGTCGGTGatcgggcggcggcgggagatGGAGGACGCGGTCGCTGTCGCGGCGCCGTTCCTGGCCGCGGCGGGAGAGGAGAAGGGCGGCGCGGTCGAGGGAGGGAAGGGGGAGTTCTTCGCGGTGTACGACGGGCACGGCGGGTCCCGGATTGCGGAGGCGTGCCGGGAGCGGATGCACGTTGTGCTcgcggaggaggtggtgcggCTGCACCTCGGGGCGGACGAAGACGAGGACGGCGCGCGGTGGAAGGAGGCCATGACCGCCTGCTTCGCCCGGGTGGACGGCGAGGTCGGCGGcgccgacgacgaggaggactCCGGCGAGCAGACGGTTGGCTCCACCGCCGTCATCGCCGTCGTGAGCCCCCGCCGCATCGTGGTCGCGAACTGCGGCGACTCCCGCGCCGTCCTCTCCCGCGGCGGCGTCGCCGTTCCACTCTCCTCCGACCACAAG CCCGATCGCCCTGATGAGTTGGAAAGAGTAGAAGCAGCTGGTGGCAGGGTCATCAACTGGAATGGGAACCGTGTCCTGGGGGTGCTAGCGACATCAAGGTCAATTG GAGACTATTACTTGAAACCATATGTGACAGCGGAACCAGAGGTGACTGTCATGGACCGGACGGACAAAGACGAGTTCCTCATATTGGCGAGCGACGGGCTGTGGGATGTCGTGTCCAATGAGGTGGCTTGCAAGATTGCGAGAAACTGCTTGAGCGGGCGCGCGGCTTCCAAGTACCCAGAGTCCGTCTCCGGGAGCACCGCGACCGATGCCGCCGCCCTGCTGGTGGAGCTCGCGATGTCGCACGGCAGCAAGGACAACATCAGCGTCGTGGTGGTGGAGTTGAGACGCCTGAAGAGCAGGACGGCGAGCAGATAG